One window from the genome of Variovorax sp. PAMC26660 encodes:
- a CDS encoding CheR family methyltransferase, which translates to MTTEFLFTDNDFSRIRTLIHHRAGIALGEQKRQMVYSRLSRRLRELQLPEFTTYLDLLEASHDGQEWQLFINSLTTNLTSFFREAHHFPALAEHVRKMPQPITVWCAAASTGEEPYSIAITLMEALGERAGSARVIATDIDTAVLAKASAGVFTTEQVARMSPERLRRFFNKGTGANAGKVRVRPEVAALVKFSRLNLLDTSWSVKEPVDAIFCRNVMIYFDKPTQKKVLDRFAPLLKTNGLLFAGHSENASLVNQAFKSLGQTVYELSRTRASGVP; encoded by the coding sequence GTGACTACTGAGTTCCTTTTTACCGACAACGACTTCTCCAGAATCCGGACCCTCATTCATCACCGTGCTGGCATTGCCCTGGGCGAGCAGAAGCGGCAGATGGTGTACAGCCGGCTCTCGCGTCGCCTGCGGGAGCTTCAGCTCCCGGAGTTCACGACCTATCTGGACTTGCTCGAAGCCAGTCACGACGGGCAGGAGTGGCAGTTGTTCATCAACTCGCTCACCACCAACCTGACCTCGTTCTTCCGCGAGGCGCATCACTTTCCCGCGCTGGCCGAGCACGTGCGCAAGATGCCGCAGCCGATCACCGTGTGGTGCGCGGCGGCCTCGACGGGGGAAGAGCCCTATTCGATCGCCATCACGCTGATGGAGGCGCTTGGTGAGCGCGCGGGTTCGGCCCGCGTGATCGCCACCGACATCGACACCGCCGTGCTGGCCAAGGCCTCGGCTGGCGTGTTCACCACCGAGCAGGTCGCGCGCATGTCGCCCGAGCGGCTGCGGCGCTTCTTCAACAAGGGCACGGGCGCGAATGCCGGCAAGGTACGCGTGCGCCCCGAAGTCGCGGCGCTCGTCAAGTTCTCGCGGCTCAACCTTCTCGACACCTCGTGGTCGGTGAAGGAGCCCGTCGACGCGATCTTCTGCCGCAACGTGATGATCTACTTCGACAAGCCGACGCAAAAGAAGGTGCTCGACCGCTTCGCGCCGCTGCTCAAGACCAACGGCCTGTTGTTCGCCGGGCATTCCGAGAACGCGTCGCTCGTCAACCAGGCCTTCAAGTCGCTCGGCCAGACGGTGTACGAGCTGTCGCGCACACGCGCATCGGGTGTGCCATGA
- a CDS encoding EAL and HDOD domain-containing protein gives MRFDFFRRSGSGDAVPDGLGTGAAASHVLSDAGANGQVAYAMLLDGQRRVIGYRMAWRAAGEAAPGAHAGAGVKALMDTLALHLNPEGKGWLLGSQMLFVDVTVDALFQSELQSLPAQNVVLCMGADDLMDADMRSILLFLREQGFGFMLCGAPALPDDAELRAIVTHVEVNAGDAAIVARLQNEVQLGHPAVELIAPRVDNWAQFDACAARRVNVFVDGAFRNPPVKEAEDALQPESLLIVKLMQMIQRNEDVRAIEGALKHDAALTYRLLRYINSPSVGMAVEIHSLRHAVAMLGYSPLYRWLSLLLATSNKASSPFMMKKAILRGRFVELMGQGMLPASESDNLFVAGMFSLLDQLLGVSMEGVLRKVQLTEAVQQAILSRSGLYGPFVALAESCEMDDGRAPRLSEALFLGASQVNAAQLAALVWSLDASPATTDAAA, from the coding sequence ATGAGGTTCGATTTCTTCCGACGCTCCGGGTCCGGGGACGCCGTGCCCGATGGCTTGGGCACCGGCGCGGCCGCTTCGCATGTGCTGAGCGACGCGGGCGCCAATGGCCAGGTGGCCTACGCCATGCTGCTCGATGGGCAGCGCCGCGTCATCGGCTACCGCATGGCCTGGCGCGCCGCGGGCGAAGCAGCGCCCGGTGCCCACGCGGGTGCCGGCGTCAAGGCGCTCATGGACACGCTGGCCCTGCACCTGAACCCCGAAGGCAAGGGATGGCTGCTCGGCTCGCAGATGCTGTTCGTCGACGTGACGGTCGACGCGCTGTTCCAGAGCGAGCTGCAGTCGCTGCCGGCGCAGAACGTGGTGCTGTGCATGGGCGCCGACGACCTGATGGACGCGGACATGCGCTCCATCCTGCTGTTCCTGCGCGAGCAGGGTTTCGGCTTCATGCTGTGCGGCGCACCGGCGTTGCCGGACGACGCCGAACTGCGCGCCATCGTCACCCACGTCGAGGTGAACGCGGGCGACGCCGCCATCGTGGCGCGGCTGCAGAACGAGGTGCAACTGGGCCATCCCGCGGTCGAACTGATCGCGCCGCGCGTGGACAACTGGGCACAGTTCGACGCCTGCGCCGCGCGCCGCGTGAATGTTTTTGTCGACGGTGCGTTCCGCAATCCGCCAGTGAAGGAAGCCGAGGACGCGCTGCAGCCCGAGTCGCTGCTGATCGTGAAGCTGATGCAGATGATCCAGCGCAACGAAGACGTGCGTGCCATCGAAGGCGCCCTCAAGCACGACGCTGCGCTCACCTACCGCCTGCTGCGCTACATCAACTCGCCCTCGGTCGGCATGGCGGTGGAGATCCATTCGCTGCGCCACGCGGTGGCCATGCTGGGCTACTCGCCGCTGTACCGCTGGCTGTCGCTGCTGCTGGCCACGAGCAACAAGGCCAGCTCGCCCTTCATGATGAAGAAGGCCATCCTGCGTGGCCGTTTCGTCGAGCTGATGGGGCAGGGCATGCTGCCGGCCAGCGAATCCGACAACCTGTTCGTGGCCGGCATGTTCTCGCTGCTCGACCAGTTGCTGGGCGTGTCGATGGAAGGCGTGCTGCGCAAGGTGCAGCTTACCGAGGCGGTGCAGCAGGCCATCCTGTCGCGCAGCGGCCTCTATGGCCCCTTCGTCGCGTTGGCCGAAAGCTGCGAGATGGACGACGGCCGCGCGCCGCGTCTGTCGGAGGCGCTGTTCCTCGGTGCGTCGCAGGTCAATGCGGCGCAACTGGCGGCGCTCGTGTGGTCGCTCGATGCGAGCCCGGCCACCACGGATGCTGCCGCATGA